The following proteins are co-located in the Myxocyprinus asiaticus isolate MX2 ecotype Aquarium Trade chromosome 44, UBuf_Myxa_2, whole genome shotgun sequence genome:
- the LOC127434688 gene encoding uncharacterized protein LOC127434688, which produces MMLEVAVGFRKQTRMEDQDRVSQASSIATVAFLPIRDKCHEKVQTFGKRCQAVKRDPNCLVVIRGWLYKRDSTGLKLWKRRWFVLSNYCLFYYKDSREESVLGSVPLPSYKILYCSPRECRNRKYAFKVVHQGMRPYILSADTQEDMLGWVRALSQSASMEADDIINRRCVSFQDFTQMRDDTETMELQQTATFPERSAQIATKFSRVQTESTLLDQHQKTPELRGRQETRQRAPEAIKGSSKGTLGTLPPFHYGSQYHGSMGRSDVWPLDNCSTAPLSPCIYTAVSERGHLSDNFQTCSLCYCSNYHTSEHVTMCKTGQSDILMEREIQPIRDLENDTDVVLTRLCGCDKVLQSLSMQLAQLQADKKNVEYTLEMGWLDMEDGLHGEQQVSQKALLQEELVTLRARICDMSLEMERSWSDYERMESELSVFYSHLQHILHFGTAQEQCQAQRQLWMMEDILCGLRLNKSRFMALLGLQTQGVHQPKNVSYFEGELGAHNMDCTTNMEHQDFMETPQSCKRWPHESSAHESSAHESMTSTEHDATNVPYEPLRLMHVLTTTLPTALIAERIFVEDPSPELQISQQSGLKNSKRSVPKKPSRMLHEMANKNRNIHWADVSEDRPQKKSTQNPNSRDKDKELSAMPESKGWTSHQQELEPGTLSLTNSESDCDPDVTNQNQETKLRQTEHRVLSAARENFIDDIHPLKLITANEKETDINYTPDSAVLHLSNGYSGDRRKTESNSKRPVSPLMPQCDDARIHTELEDMTTQQSLSNDIIVIESHSINHISTLTVFKGHQGNKHTNNPQKKNRRSFDGQKISVSTNLKSECFLSNKQWCELVPVYAHDPKHQASIPSVEYQQSDQETNHTFASQLIENISSSGHSNLAEPVHPTSVSKGSNGEDCVEGQSPETTFIMANLSQTKRKDSINLNEISNQPNRPIATSDNQLICTSDQSNLEQCIYEEIQFSSPRSKDANEERNTSSGDETRLSNLTIHDDLGPSRSLNHKAASDVNGEYSTINTEVKRCQEVSKSRTGSDVMCKRGKGQKVYSSVMKSSVVNHHIQDCRPRITMEITY; this is translated from the exons ATGATGCTGGAGGTTGCTGTTGGGTTCAGAAAACAGACCAG GATGGAAGATCAGGACAGAGTGAGTCAGGCATCCAGCATTGCCACAGTGGCCTTTCTGCCAATCAGAGACAAG tgTCATGAAAAGGTGCAGACATTTGGAAAGAGGTGTCAAGCAGTAAAGAGAGACCCAAACTGCCTAGTGGTCATCAGAGGATGGCTCTACAAGAGG GACAGCACTGGATTGAAGTTGTGGAAGAGAAGATGGTTTGTTCTCTCTAATTACTGCCTGTTTTactataaag ACAGTAGAGAAGAATCCGTGCTGGGCAGTGTTCCTCTTCCCAGCTACAAGATTCTGTACTGCTCCCCAAGAGAGTGCAGGAACCGTAAATATGCATTCAAG gTTGTCCATCAGGGAATGCGCCCGTATATTCTCAGTGCTGATACTCAGGAGGACATGTTGGGCTGGGTCAGGGCTCTCAGCCAATCAGCAAGCATGGAAGCTGATGACATCATCAACAG ACGCTGTGTCAGTTTTCAGGATTTCACTCAGATGAGGGATGACACTGAAACGATGGAGCTCCAGCAAACGGCAACATTTCCAGAGAGGAGTGCCCAGATTGCAACGAAATTTAGCAGGGTTCAGACAGAATCAACTCTGCTGGATCAACACCAGAAGACACCAGAATTGAGAGGAAGACAAGAGACTAGACAGAG AGCTCCTGAGGCTATCAAGGGCTCCTCAAAAGGAACCTTAGGAACGCTGCCTCCATTTCATTATGGGTCACAGTATCACGGTTCTATGGGCAGATCAGATGTTTGGCCACTTGATAACTGCTCAACTGCTCCCCTGTCACCCTGTATCTACACAGCGGTCTCAGAGAGAGGACATCTATCCGACAAC ttTCAGACTTGTTCACTGTGCTACTGCTCAAACTACCACACATCAGAACATGTGACAATGTGCAAG ACAGGGCAATCTGACATCCTCATGGAAAGAGAAATACAGCCAATCAGAGATCTGGAAAATGATACAGAT GTGGTGCTCACTCGTTTGTGTGGTTGTGATAAAGTATTGCAGTCGCTCTCTATGCAACTGGCACAGTTACAGGCAGATAAG AAAAATGTAGAGTATACTTTAGAAATGGGATGGCTCGATATGGAAGATGGACTTCATGGAGAACAACAAGTATCCCAGAAGGCTTTGCTTCAAGAGGAACTGGTCACACTGAGAGCCAGAATATGTGACATGTCACTG GAGATGGAAAGATCGTGGAGTGATTATGAGCGAATGGAGAGTGAGCTGTCTGTTTTCTATTCACATCTGCAGCATATTCTCCACTTTGGAACGgcacag GAGCAGTGTCAGGCACAGAGGCAGCTCTGGATGATGGAGGATATCTTGTGTGGTCTGAGATTAAACAAGAGTCGCTTTATGGCCTTACTGGGTCTACAGACGCAGGGAG TTCATCAGCCAAAAAATGTTTCCTACTTCGAGGGCGAATTAGGAGCTCACAACATG GACTGTACGACCAATATGGAGCATCAGGACTTTATGGAAACTCCCCAGAGCTGTAAGAGATGGCCCCATGAGAGCTCTGCCCATGAGAGCTCTGCCCATGAGAGCATGACAAGCACTGAACATGACGCCACCAACGTACCATATGAACCGCTGCGTTTGATGCATGTTCTGACGACTACTCTACCAACAGCACTAATTGCTGAGCGTATTTTTGTAGAGGACCCCTCTCCTGAGCTGCAAATCTCCCAGCAGTCAGGGCTCAAGAACAGCAAGAGAAGCGTTCCAAAGAAACCCAGCAGAATGTTGCATGAGATGGCCAATAAGAACAGAAATATCCACTGGGCAGATGTATCAGAGGACAGGCCTCAAAAGAAATCAACACAAAATCCCAACAGCCGGGACAAAGATAAGGAACTTTCTGCAATGCCTGAAAGTAAGGGCTGGACATCCCATCAGCAAGAG CTTGAGCCTGGAACCTTGAGCCTAACAAACTCAGAGTCTGACTGTGACCCTGAcgtgaccaatcagaatcaagaaaCCAAACTCAGACAAACGGAGCACAGAGTTCTGAG TGCAGCCAGAGAGAACTTCATAGACGATATTCATCCCCTGAAACTCATTACGGCCAATGAAAAAGAGACAGACATCAACTACACACCAG ATTCGGCTGTCCTACACTTGAGCAATGGCTACAGTGGTGACAGACGCAAAACAGAAAGCAACAGCAAACGGCCGGTCAGCCCACTAATGCCACAATGTGATGATGCAAGAATCCACACTGAACTGGAGGATATGACAACACAACAATCACTTTCCAATGACATCATTGTCATAGAAAGCCACTCCATTAATCACATTTCAACTCTCACTGTATTTAAGGGACATCAgggaaacaaacacacaaacaacccTCAAAAAAAGAACAGAAGAAGTTTTGACGGACAAAAAATTTCTGTCTCCACTAATCTGAAATCAGAATGTTTTCTGTCTAATAAACAATGGTGTGAGTTAGTCCCAGTCTATGCTCATGATCCAAAACATCAAGCATCTATACCTTCAGTTGAATACCAACAATCAGACCAAGAAACCAATCATACATTTGCCAGCCAACTTATTGAAAACATCTCATCATCTGGACACAGTAATTTGGCTGAACCTGTACACCCAACAAGTGTTTCAAAGGGTTCAAATGGAGAAGATTGTGTGGAGGGCCAAAGTCCCGAAACAACGTTCATAATGGCAAATCTTAGTCAAACTAAAAGAAAAGACTCCATAAACCTCAATGAAATATCCAATCAACCTAATCGACCAATCGCAACATCTGACAACCAATTGATATGCACTTCTGATCAATCGAATCTAGAGCAGTGCATCTATGAGGAAATCCAGTTTAGCTCACCCAGATCAAAAGATGCCAATGAGGAGAGAAATACTAGCAGTGGAGATGAAACACGGCTATCAAACCTCACCATACATGATGATCTTGGACCATCTCGCTCACTCAATCACAAAGCTGCCAGTGATGTTAATGGCGAGTACAGCACAATAAATACAGAGGTCAAGAGATGTCAGGAGGTGTCAAAGAGTagaacaggaagtgatgtcatgTGCAAGAGAGGAAAAGGGCAGAAGGTTTACAGCTCTGTCATGAAGAGTTCAGTTGTCAATCATCACATCCAGGATTGCAGGCCACGTATAACCATG gaaatcacatactga